One segment of Triticum aestivum cultivar Chinese Spring chromosome 2A, IWGSC CS RefSeq v2.1, whole genome shotgun sequence DNA contains the following:
- the LOC123185392 gene encoding uncharacterized protein, which produces MVEAGGLVPLAARQIWRSSSSPFPCLFLAGFGSWRASVAGSVESGVAGVESSDREKSLTGFSGHDGCDAGWHRSPSRRRRRASSLRVVTIELRFGPSPGDLAQWVGHTEYLPRRY; this is translated from the exons ATGGTCGAGGCGGGTGGCCTCGTGCCCCTGGCTGCGCGTCAAATCTGGAgatcttcttcctcccccttcccTTGCCTGTTCCTCGCTGGATTTGGGTCGTGGCGGGCGTCGGTCGCCGGATCCGTTGAAAGTGGGGTTGCCGGAGTTGAGAGCTCGGACCGGGAGAAATCTTTGACCGGCTTTTCCGGCCACGACGGCTGTGACGCCGGCTGGCATCGTTCCCCTTCTCGGAGGCGCCGTCGAG CTTCTTCTCTTCGTGTGGTGACCATTGAGCTGCGGTTTGGCCCTTCTCCTGGTGATCTTGCACAGTGGGTTGGTCACACTGAGTATCTCCCAAGGCGATACTGA